Proteins encoded together in one Vibrio metoecus window:
- a CDS encoding DNA-3-methyladenine glycosylase 2 family protein, producing the protein MALSNSFNTEEYQRARMSRDPRFDGHFFVAVKTTGIFCRPICPANLPKEENVEYFTTQAQAVSAGYRPCLRCRPESAPHSWAWKGAETTFLRALKLIEQGELQGNLDALASRLGISDRYLRQLFQRHLGMPPKQYAQIQQLMFAKQLLHSSRMSVTEVAYASGFQSTRRFNDAFQKLFRLTPTQVRRERANLPSRNQLTLGFRGPFDWMHMLDFYRLRAIDGIERVDEQSYQRHFVLGEGKGWFKASREESHLQIEFEMEHLSDLRHLVARLRRMFDLDADLITIESQLEQVAPGLVLRSGIRIPGVWNAWEAGVRAVLGQQVSVKAAIGQLNLLVSQLTGGEGTARYFPTPHQVQAHDLSFLRMPERRKQTLKRLAEYVVQHPLDSPSHWLSLSGIGPWTVDYALLRGESQSDRFLMGDLVVKKARVPFPQLTPESVAPWGSYATFHCWSH; encoded by the coding sequence ATGGCATTGTCAAATTCGTTTAATACCGAAGAATATCAAAGAGCTAGGATGAGTCGTGATCCACGTTTTGATGGGCATTTTTTTGTCGCAGTGAAAACCACGGGTATTTTTTGTCGCCCGATATGCCCCGCCAATCTGCCGAAAGAAGAGAATGTGGAGTATTTCACCACCCAAGCTCAGGCGGTTTCGGCAGGGTACCGACCTTGCTTGCGTTGCCGTCCGGAAAGTGCGCCGCATTCGTGGGCTTGGAAGGGGGCAGAAACCACGTTTTTACGGGCTTTGAAGCTGATTGAGCAAGGGGAGTTACAGGGAAATTTGGATGCGTTAGCTTCTCGATTAGGGATCAGTGATCGCTATTTACGGCAGTTATTTCAGCGCCATTTAGGGATGCCACCTAAACAATACGCCCAGATCCAACAATTGATGTTTGCCAAGCAGCTGCTGCATTCGAGCCGAATGTCCGTGACCGAAGTGGCTTATGCCAGTGGGTTTCAAAGCACTCGACGTTTTAATGATGCCTTTCAAAAGCTGTTCCGTTTAACGCCAACGCAAGTTCGGCGTGAACGGGCCAACTTACCGTCACGTAACCAACTCACCTTAGGGTTTCGTGGTCCCTTTGACTGGATGCATATGTTGGATTTTTATCGCCTGCGGGCGATTGACGGTATAGAGCGTGTTGATGAACAAAGTTACCAACGTCATTTTGTATTGGGTGAAGGTAAAGGCTGGTTTAAAGCAAGCCGAGAAGAATCCCACTTACAGATTGAGTTCGAAATGGAGCATTTGAGTGATTTGCGCCATTTGGTTGCGCGGTTGCGGCGAATGTTTGATCTGGATGCCGATCTGATTACGATAGAATCGCAACTTGAGCAGGTTGCACCCGGGTTAGTGCTGCGTTCAGGGATCCGCATTCCCGGTGTTTGGAATGCGTGGGAGGCGGGCGTTCGTGCGGTACTTGGGCAGCAGGTTTCGGTGAAAGCGGCGATTGGGCAACTCAACTTATTGGTGTCTCAACTGACCGGCGGGGAAGGAACTGCTCGCTATTTCCCGACTCCTCACCAAGTTCAAGCACATGATTTAAGCTTTTTACGAATGCCAGAACGCCGCAAACAGACGCTAAAACGTTTGGCGGAGTATGTTGTTCAACACCCTCTCGACTCTCCATCGCACTGGTTATCACTTAGTGGAATTGGACCATGGACCGTCGATTACGCTTTGTTGCGTGGTGAATCGCAGAGTGACCGTTTTTTAATGGGGGACTTGGTGGTCAAAAAAGCACGGGTACCATTTCCGCAGTTAACGCCTGAATCTGTTGCCCCTTGGGGGAGCTATGCCACTT
- a CDS encoding DoxX family protein: protein MRTVLKTVLTSPSSWAPLALRLPLAIIFMAHGAQKLFGWFGGYGLEGTGQWMASIGLEPGVAMAFLAGSGEFFGGLAILLGLLTRPAALVLSVTMLVAIFSVHFSSGLFLANGGYEFGLALLAGSVSLLISGAGRLSVDNWLAQR from the coding sequence ATGCGTACTGTATTGAAAACCGTTTTAACTTCACCAAGTTCTTGGGCTCCACTCGCGTTGCGTCTTCCTTTAGCCATCATTTTTATGGCGCACGGTGCACAGAAATTGTTTGGTTGGTTCGGTGGTTACGGCTTAGAAGGCACTGGTCAATGGATGGCATCGATTGGTTTAGAACCTGGCGTTGCGATGGCTTTCTTAGCGGGTAGTGGCGAGTTCTTCGGTGGTTTGGCGATTTTGCTAGGCCTACTGACTCGACCAGCCGCTCTAGTACTGTCAGTGACTATGTTAGTCGCCATCTTCAGTGTGCATTTCAGTAGTGGCTTGTTCTTAGCTAATGGCGGTTACGAATTTGGCTTGGCGCTTCTCGCTGGCTCAGTTTCTCTACTTATCTCAGGTGCAGGCCGTTTAAGCGTGGATAACTGGTTAGCACAACGTTAA
- a CDS encoding LysR family transcriptional regulator, translating into MDVKVFRTFLELAKVRHFGRAAENLYLTQAAVSARIKQLENHFDAQLFTRDRNNIKLTSAGERLVGYAEVMVATLQQAKFELSLESGKALQLTLGGTPNIWDAYLQHCLSRITDTFEGYGFLAEVMGREQLNRGLLERTLDMAFALDPIKAEELQCKKVADLVLVLVSTRPDDADSVFENRYVYVDWGARFASEHTDRHPKAPAPFLRTSTARIALDFILEKGGSAYLPQTMVQPMLESGLLYQVSEVNEWQRPLYLSYRKNSSSIEAIVQVEKLMKTLDPLLTVRTLDKSI; encoded by the coding sequence ATGGACGTAAAAGTCTTTCGCACCTTTCTTGAACTGGCCAAAGTACGCCACTTTGGTCGTGCTGCTGAAAATCTGTATTTAACTCAGGCGGCGGTGAGCGCACGCATTAAACAGCTTGAAAACCACTTCGATGCTCAGCTGTTTACCCGTGATCGAAACAACATCAAATTAACCTCTGCGGGCGAGCGTTTGGTGGGGTATGCCGAAGTCATGGTGGCGACGCTACAACAGGCGAAATTTGAATTATCGCTTGAAAGCGGTAAAGCGTTGCAGCTCACGTTGGGCGGTACGCCAAACATTTGGGATGCGTATTTACAGCATTGTTTAAGCCGGATCACCGACACGTTTGAAGGTTACGGTTTTTTGGCGGAAGTGATGGGGCGAGAGCAACTGAATCGCGGCTTGCTTGAGCGAACCTTAGATATGGCCTTTGCACTGGATCCGATTAAGGCAGAAGAACTGCAGTGCAAAAAAGTGGCCGATTTGGTTCTGGTTCTGGTTTCCACTCGTCCTGACGATGCCGATAGTGTATTTGAAAATCGCTATGTTTATGTTGATTGGGGCGCACGCTTTGCCTCAGAACATACGGATCGCCACCCTAAAGCGCCTGCGCCATTTTTGAGAACTTCGACCGCGAGAATTGCGCTCGATTTCATTCTTGAGAAAGGAGGAAGTGCCTACTTACCGCAAACCATGGTGCAACCTATGCTTGAATCTGGGCTGTTGTATCAAGTGTCTGAGGTCAATGAGTGGCAACGTCCTTTGTACCTGAGCTATCGCAAAAATAGCTCATCAATAGAAGCGATTGTTCAAGTTGAGAAGCTAATGAAGACGCTCGACCCGCTGTTAACGGTACGAACGCTGGATAAGTCTATCTAG
- a CDS encoding DUF413 domain-containing protein, with translation MSETAFRQGKKRFFDTKKFPRGFAKSGDFTLAEENILTQYGDTMLSLESGELQPENAEEAHFLKALENPELAESKLEKAWLKYTRLARGRKRFHTLNGRNKPDGVEDYTDDEPSLTEED, from the coding sequence ATGTCTGAGACAGCATTTCGTCAAGGAAAAAAACGTTTTTTCGATACTAAGAAGTTCCCAAGAGGCTTTGCTAAGTCTGGAGATTTTACTCTGGCAGAAGAGAATATCCTAACTCAGTACGGCGACACTATGCTCAGTTTGGAAAGTGGTGAGTTACAGCCCGAAAATGCGGAAGAAGCGCATTTTTTAAAAGCGCTGGAAAACCCAGAATTGGCAGAGAGCAAGTTAGAAAAAGCTTGGTTGAAATACACCCGTTTGGCACGTGGTCGCAAGCGTTTCCATACGCTGAATGGCCGCAACAAGCCAGATGGTGTTGAAGATTACACCGATGATGAGCCAAGCTTGACTGAGGAAGATTAA
- a CDS encoding flavohemoglobin expression-modulating QEGLA motif protein has translation MPNPVSTLYSLEEMLSLIQREQPFAGELESAGCFIKIENYLPVVCTAIHAGSRLRDDLLKQCQLSKTERNLEEAPYTDQFIASQPITLCGLDSRFEYDLNRAKTLSTRYKSAWNRPLSDKQRTESHRKHSEFYQLYEALIRKLEAMHGMVIVFDMYAYNYKQLGDKPTPVFNVGTAQIDMQRWGSVVKRFCAELSKIQLPHIENKTEINAVFEGRGYLIAHTNAHFDRTLVLPTEVKKVFMEEDTGTVYPLVLNALCSGLKGALSQTSAYFQRRHNRRRISKAKMLGSSIEPAILSIDDALSKLTRKVETLKYVNPTNINIEQKRFEAAPSRYKPEFRYKQLPINANEFKQQLYQLPIETISDPDLKQLYSSMVDKLSEKIDLLTSIGQESFLYNSLRFYGRPNRTAIENAKFLLYAKTLPEDKGQLYNADQAAEIMLKKAQEWGMHCHITPTASLAARAMVSGKKPPTLYLNSKVMYSHAEIQRLIQHEIGVHLATTFNGRMQPLRVFSIGLPGATESQEGLAILAEYKAGYMSHERLKTLATRVLAVDSMLKEHNFYQTFSHLTEDYGVDRDTAFVTTTRVYRGGGFTKDHLYLEGFINTLQQAQKRSLDNLLVGKCSYQYLDLIDELVERGWLIKPQFRFDDLGSEPEPTLKYLIESLRH, from the coding sequence ATGCCCAACCCAGTTTCTACTCTTTATTCTCTTGAAGAGATGTTATCGCTCATCCAGCGAGAGCAGCCTTTTGCGGGAGAACTCGAATCCGCTGGCTGTTTCATCAAGATAGAAAATTATCTTCCTGTGGTGTGTACCGCCATCCATGCAGGAAGCCGTTTGCGTGATGACCTGCTCAAGCAGTGTCAGCTCAGTAAAACTGAACGCAATCTTGAAGAAGCGCCATACACTGATCAATTTATCGCCTCTCAACCCATCACCTTATGTGGTCTTGACTCTCGCTTCGAATACGATTTAAACCGCGCGAAAACCCTCAGTACCCGCTATAAATCGGCGTGGAATCGTCCGTTGAGTGATAAACAGCGTACCGAAAGCCATCGTAAGCACAGTGAGTTTTACCAACTCTATGAAGCCCTGATCCGCAAACTTGAAGCGATGCATGGCATGGTGATTGTGTTTGATATGTACGCTTACAACTATAAACAGCTGGGTGATAAACCCACTCCAGTGTTTAACGTAGGTACGGCACAAATTGATATGCAACGTTGGGGATCAGTGGTCAAGCGTTTCTGTGCTGAATTGAGCAAAATACAGCTGCCCCATATCGAAAATAAAACCGAGATCAACGCAGTATTTGAAGGCCGTGGCTATCTGATCGCTCATACTAACGCCCATTTTGACCGCACTTTGGTATTACCGACCGAAGTGAAAAAAGTCTTTATGGAAGAAGATACCGGCACAGTTTATCCCTTAGTATTGAATGCGCTATGCAGTGGCCTCAAAGGTGCACTCAGTCAAACCAGCGCGTATTTTCAGCGCCGACATAATCGCCGCCGGATCAGCAAAGCCAAAATGCTTGGCTCATCCATCGAGCCCGCGATTTTGAGTATTGATGATGCGCTATCCAAACTGACTCGCAAAGTTGAAACGCTCAAGTACGTCAACCCAACCAATATCAATATTGAGCAGAAGCGTTTTGAAGCGGCACCTAGCCGCTACAAACCCGAGTTTCGCTACAAACAGCTGCCGATCAACGCCAATGAATTTAAACAGCAACTGTATCAACTGCCGATAGAGACTATTTCCGATCCTGACTTAAAGCAGCTATACAGCTCCATGGTGGATAAGCTGAGCGAAAAGATCGACCTACTGACTAGCATCGGTCAAGAGTCTTTCTTGTACAACTCGCTGCGCTTTTATGGTCGACCGAATCGAACAGCAATAGAAAATGCCAAATTTCTGCTGTATGCCAAAACACTCCCCGAAGATAAAGGTCAACTGTATAACGCAGACCAAGCCGCAGAGATCATGCTAAAAAAAGCGCAGGAATGGGGCATGCACTGCCATATCACCCCAACGGCCTCTCTAGCCGCACGCGCGATGGTGAGCGGCAAGAAGCCACCAACCTTGTATCTCAACAGCAAAGTGATGTATTCACATGCCGAAATACAACGCCTTATTCAGCATGAAATTGGAGTGCACTTGGCTACCACGTTCAATGGTCGGATGCAGCCTCTACGAGTATTTTCCATTGGCCTACCAGGGGCAACGGAATCACAAGAAGGCTTGGCCATTTTAGCGGAGTACAAAGCCGGTTATATGTCGCATGAGCGACTGAAAACCTTAGCTACGCGAGTATTAGCGGTGGATTCGATGCTCAAAGAGCACAACTTCTACCAAACCTTTAGTCATCTTACTGAAGACTATGGTGTGGATCGCGATACCGCGTTTGTGACGACGACACGAGTCTACCGTGGTGGGGGTTTTACTAAAGACCACCTCTATCTAGAGGGGTTCATCAACACCTTGCAGCAAGCACAAAAACGCAGCCTAGATAATCTACTGGTTGGCAAATGCAGCTATCAATATCTCGATTTGATTGATGAATTGGTAGAACGTGGGTGGTTAATCAAACCACAATTTCGATTTGATGATTTAGGCAGTGAGCCAGAGCCAACCCTCAAATACTTGATTGAGTCTCTGCGCCACTAA
- a CDS encoding DUF3081 domain-containing protein, with protein sequence MKNELEPSKVLSAYEMVMENGSPTEFGKIYEGIEAYADYDGYNIFMRGNGVELKIGFHNTYHLAYEQEHLRDSFLKKLSMLAK encoded by the coding sequence ATGAAAAATGAACTAGAACCGAGCAAAGTGTTGTCAGCGTATGAGATGGTTATGGAAAATGGCTCTCCCACAGAATTTGGCAAAATTTATGAGGGGATTGAAGCGTACGCAGATTACGATGGCTATAACATTTTCATGCGCGGTAATGGTGTTGAGCTAAAAATTGGCTTCCACAATACCTACCATTTGGCCTATGAGCAGGAGCACTTACGTGACAGTTTCCTGAAAAAGCTGAGCATGTTGGCGAAATAA
- the nagB gene encoding glucosamine-6-phosphate deaminase yields MRLIPLKAAAQVGKWAAAHIVKRINEFQPTAERPFVLGLPTGGTPLATYKALIELHKAGEVSFKHVVTFNMDEYVGLAADHPESYRSFMYNNFFNHIDIQEENINLLNGNTEDHEAECQRYEDKIKSYGKINLFMGGVGNDGHIAFNEPASSLSSRTRIKTLTEDTRIANSRFFDGDINQVPKYALTIGVGTLLDAKEIMILVTGHNKALALQAAVEGSVNHLWTVSALQLHPKAVIVCDEPSTQELKVKTVKYFTELEAKNIVGF; encoded by the coding sequence ATGAGACTTATCCCACTGAAAGCCGCAGCACAAGTTGGTAAATGGGCAGCAGCACACATTGTTAAGCGTATCAACGAGTTTCAACCAACCGCTGAGCGTCCTTTTGTTTTGGGTCTGCCAACGGGTGGCACCCCACTTGCCACTTACAAAGCTCTGATTGAACTGCACAAAGCGGGCGAAGTAAGCTTCAAACACGTTGTAACCTTCAACATGGATGAGTATGTGGGCCTAGCGGCAGACCACCCAGAATCTTACCGTTCATTCATGTACAACAACTTCTTCAATCACATTGATATTCAAGAAGAGAACATCAATCTATTGAACGGTAATACCGAAGACCACGAAGCGGAGTGCCAACGTTACGAAGACAAAATCAAGTCTTACGGCAAAATCAACCTGTTCATGGGTGGCGTTGGTAACGATGGTCATATCGCATTCAACGAACCTGCATCATCTCTTTCTTCACGTACTCGTATCAAAACGCTGACCGAAGATACTCGTATCGCTAACTCACGTTTCTTCGATGGCGATATCAACCAAGTTCCTAAGTATGCTCTGACTATCGGTGTAGGCACTCTACTGGATGCTAAAGAAATCATGATCCTTGTCACTGGCCATAACAAAGCGTTAGCACTGCAAGCCGCAGTTGAAGGTAGCGTAAACCACCTGTGGACAGTTTCAGCACTGCAACTGCATCCTAAGGCCGTGATCGTGTGTGATGAACCATCAACTCAAGAGCTGAAAGTGAAAACCGTTAAATACTTCACTGAACTTGAAGCGAAAAACATTGTAGGTTTCTAA
- a CDS encoding tetratricopeptide repeat protein, which yields MNIIGIAIGATGLTLILIFVWMIVLSVRRKRLEAERRAREEAYRKALERNREQERKERLFKAESGHIPTILFLAKEAERNSLKEALFWYEKAAHLDNIPAMYGIVRVCQRIREDVIAKEKAKFWQACVRGMEGDLAAKFETGLAWLYGRGIEVNVSKGIGLIQEAAEANFVDAILFMGGWCVSKDNIAPTPADSTFWYSKAAHMGSPEGMMRLGLNLLHGVGGASDFPMACYWLERSSEKGHAEAMFHAGEAWIDRGAHGNAIAYIWLFLSASMGYEPAKNLRDWVGGKIGVESIVGLQALAKPLQRKLAAATVTKHSMIRALNKLYKREIPIPTKGDSVDASAEQDADSLIEFEETSSLSDFSQDVQSERLDFSQNTIDKR from the coding sequence ATGAATATTATCGGAATTGCGATTGGCGCTACCGGATTAACACTGATCCTGATTTTTGTCTGGATGATCGTGTTATCTGTACGACGTAAGCGACTAGAAGCAGAACGCAGAGCGAGAGAAGAGGCGTATCGTAAAGCCTTGGAGCGTAACCGAGAGCAAGAGCGTAAAGAACGTTTGTTTAAGGCTGAATCAGGGCATATCCCGACGATTTTGTTTTTAGCCAAAGAGGCGGAACGTAATAGCTTAAAAGAAGCCTTGTTTTGGTATGAGAAAGCCGCGCATCTTGACAATATTCCAGCCATGTATGGCATTGTGCGTGTTTGTCAGCGAATTCGGGAAGACGTGATTGCCAAGGAGAAAGCCAAGTTTTGGCAAGCTTGTGTACGTGGAATGGAAGGAGATTTAGCCGCCAAATTTGAAACGGGCCTGGCTTGGCTGTATGGGCGAGGCATTGAAGTGAACGTTTCGAAGGGGATTGGTCTTATCCAAGAAGCCGCAGAAGCGAATTTTGTGGATGCGATTTTATTTATGGGTGGATGGTGTGTGTCGAAAGATAACATCGCGCCGACGCCTGCTGATTCAACGTTCTGGTATAGCAAAGCTGCCCATATGGGAAGCCCTGAAGGTATGATGCGGCTTGGGCTGAACTTATTGCATGGTGTGGGTGGGGCGAGCGACTTTCCAATGGCGTGCTACTGGCTTGAACGCTCTTCTGAAAAAGGTCATGCCGAAGCGATGTTCCATGCTGGAGAAGCATGGATTGATCGTGGTGCACATGGTAATGCGATTGCTTATATTTGGTTGTTTCTTTCTGCTTCAATGGGTTATGAACCCGCTAAAAACTTGCGAGATTGGGTTGGCGGAAAGATTGGTGTTGAATCGATCGTCGGCTTGCAAGCATTGGCGAAACCGTTGCAACGTAAACTGGCGGCAGCGACTGTCACTAAGCATTCAATGATCCGAGCGCTGAATAAATTATATAAACGGGAAATTCCAATTCCAACGAAGGGAGATTCAGTTGATGCTTCGGCGGAGCAAGACGCGGATTCACTCATCGAGTTTGAGGAAACGTCATCATTGAGCGATTTTTCGCAAGACGTACAGAGTGAACGGTTAGATTTTTCTCAAAACACAATCGATAAAAGATAG
- a CDS encoding LysR family transcriptional regulator gives MHKHYRYFLMVAHLGNIKQAAERLHITQPSLTAAIKKLESDIGFTLFHRRSKGVELTEYGQLLKEHVQEQQEQHNHLLHRLQDMQQREKGKLKLGTGDAWWELFVRDALNHYLQDVEASSIHLEFGNNLALMHHLVQSEIDLFIGHEVYGLSERCKVKFIPLLQDKEAIYVRSGHPLLSGKTQTELDVAQAAYPVIRVTPDHPRHRSVLAEQQISKMDTVFAQDVGRQIYHVDSLAASLDILRCTDAVMPYSSKMYQWMEAHDAKALVINAKQVGNVGIYYTSLLGDNDKVSRMIDFLKKSCELSEST, from the coding sequence ATGCACAAGCACTACCGGTATTTTCTGATGGTTGCTCATCTAGGAAACATAAAACAAGCTGCAGAAAGGCTACATATTACCCAACCTTCTTTGACGGCTGCGATTAAAAAGTTAGAAAGTGATATTGGTTTTACTCTATTTCATCGCCGTTCTAAAGGTGTTGAGTTAACTGAGTACGGTCAACTACTCAAAGAACATGTCCAAGAGCAGCAAGAACAACATAATCATTTATTGCATCGTTTGCAGGATATGCAGCAAAGGGAAAAAGGAAAGTTGAAGCTGGGTACGGGAGATGCTTGGTGGGAACTGTTTGTGCGTGATGCTTTGAACCATTATCTACAAGATGTGGAAGCAAGCTCAATTCACTTAGAGTTTGGGAATAATTTAGCGCTCATGCACCATTTAGTACAAAGTGAAATTGATTTATTTATTGGGCATGAAGTGTACGGGTTGAGTGAGCGATGTAAGGTGAAATTTATCCCATTATTGCAAGATAAAGAGGCCATTTATGTCCGTTCTGGACATCCATTACTCTCTGGGAAGACTCAAACCGAGCTTGACGTCGCACAAGCGGCTTATCCAGTCATACGAGTCACCCCTGATCATCCACGTCATCGTTCGGTCCTTGCAGAACAGCAAATTTCAAAAATGGATACCGTCTTTGCACAAGATGTGGGGCGACAGATTTATCATGTCGATTCATTAGCAGCGAGTTTAGATATCCTCCGTTGTACGGATGCGGTCATGCCGTACAGTAGTAAGATGTACCAGTGGATGGAAGCGCATGATGCGAAGGCGCTTGTTATTAACGCCAAGCAAGTCGGTAATGTAGGCATTTATTACACTTCACTGCTTGGCGATAATGACAAAGTATCGCGCATGATTGATTTTCTGAAGAAATCGTGTGAGTTAAGTGAGTCGACTTAA